One Megalops cyprinoides isolate fMegCyp1 chromosome 17, fMegCyp1.pri, whole genome shotgun sequence DNA window includes the following coding sequences:
- the pex3 gene encoding peroxisomal biogenesis factor 3: MLVSTWNFLKRHKRKFIFAGAVVGGVYLLGKYAQWKIREIQEREAAEYISQARRQYHFESNQRTCNMTVLSMLPTLREAIIQNLNSESLTTLLKNKPANKLEIWEDLKIISFTRSIVAVYSTCMLVVLLRVQLNIIGGYLYLDNSVSKNGVTPQAPPDVQQQYLSSIQHLLGDGLHELMTVVKQAVREVIGSISLKQSLSLQELEQHLNQIRAHIEKGGSSSTRKPLSWYMMPDEESTLAAQACGLTENDIATIKLLNETRDMLESPDFHTVLNTCLSRGFSRFLDNMAEFFRPQQGDASHCSAPDSLTHVSLPLAKIIPIVNGQIHSICSEIPSHFVQDLLMIEQMKEFSANVYEAFSSPNEQQK; the protein is encoded by the exons ATGTTAGTGTCCACGTGGAATTTTCTTAAGCGCCATAAAAGGAAATTTATTTTCGCTGGGGCTGTTGTTGGAG gtGTTTATCTTTTGGGTAAGTATGCGCAATGGAAAATTAGAGAGATTCAGGAGCGGGAAGCAGCAGAATATATCTCCCAAGCCAGACGTCAGTATCACTTCGAAAGCAACCAGAGAACGTGCAACATGACAG TCTTATCGATGCTACCTACCCTGAGAGAAGCCATCATACAAAATCTAAATTCAGAGAGCCTCACGACATTGCTGAAGAACAA GCCAGCCAATAAACTggagatctgggaggatctGAAGATAATAA GTTTCACTAGAAGCATAGTGGCCGTTTACAGCACCTGCATGTTAGTTGTTCTTCTCCGTGTCCAGCTCAACATAATTGGTGGCTACTTGTATTTGGATAACTCCGTCAGCAAGAATGGAGTG ACTCCCCAAGCCCCGCCCgatgtacaacagcagtacctcTCCAGCATCCAGCATCTCCTAGGTGATG GGCTGCATGAATTGATGACTGTAGTGAAACAAGCTGTACGAGAAGTTATAGGCAG CATTTCCCTGAAACAGAGCCTGtccctgcaggagctggagcagcactTAAACCAGATCAGAGCACACATAGAGAAGGGTGGCAGCTCCTCCACACGAAAGCCTCTGTCCTGGTACATGATGCCAGATGAGGAGAGCACACTGGCTGCCCAG gCCTGTGGCCTGACAGAGAATGACATTGCAACTATAAAGCTGCTGAATGAGACCAGAGATATGCTGGAAAG CCCAGACTTCCATACTGTTCTCAACACCTGCCTGAGTCGAGGCTTCAGTCGTTTCCTGGACAACATGGCCGAGTTCTTCCGCCCCCAGCAGGGAGACGCCAGCCACTGCAGTGCACCTGATAG CCTAACGCATGTCAGTCTACCACTTGCCAAAATTATCCCCATTGTAAATGGACAGATACACTCGATATGCAGTGAAATACCAAGTCACTTTGTTCAG gACCTTCTTATGATTGAGCAAATGAAGGAGTTTTCTGCCAATGTGTATGAAGCATTCAGCAGCCCCAACGAACAGCAGAAATAA
- the adat2 gene encoding tRNA-specific adenosine deaminase 2, with protein MNMETKLEETPADLEDSFSPSSEEIESWMQKAFDMAKEALESGEVPVGCLMVYNSEILGKGRNEVNETKNATRHAEMVALDQVLEWCRQENRDPVEVFKQTVLYVTVEPCIMCAGALRLLNIPLVVYGCRNERFGGCGSVLNIPADELACSGAPFKCVSGFRADEAVEMLKAFYKQENPNAPKPRTRKD; from the exons ATGAATATGGAGACAAAATTAGAGGAAACCCCTGCAGATCTGGAAGACTCTTTTAGTCCGTCATCTGAAGAGATAGAAAGCTGGATGCAGAAAGCTTTTGACATG GCTAAAGAGGCTTTGGAGAGCGGAGAAGTACCTGTTGGATGTTTAATGGTGTACAACAGTGAAATTCTGGGCAAAGGGAGAAATGAAGTGAATGAAACCAAAAAT GCCACTCGGCATGCAGAAATGGTGGCTCTGGACCAGGTGCTGGAGTGGTGTCGTCAGGAGAACAGGGACCCTGTGGAAGTGTTTAAGCAGACCGTGCTCTATGTGACTGTGGAGCCGTGCATCATGTGTGCTGGGGCCTTGCGCTTGCTGA ACATCCCACTGGTGGTGTATGGGTGCAGAAATGAGCGGTTTGGTGGCTGTGGATCCGTCCTGAACATCCCTGCAGATGAGCTGGCTTGCAGTGGAGCCCCATTCAAG TGTGTATCAGGCTTCAGAGCTGATGAGGCCGTGGAGATGCTGAAGGCATTTTACAAACAGGAGAACCCCAATG CCCCTAAGCCTAGAACAAGGAAGGACTGA